From a region of the Odontesthes bonariensis isolate fOdoBon6 chromosome 4, fOdoBon6.hap1, whole genome shotgun sequence genome:
- the mafgb gene encoding v-maf avian musculoaponeurotic fibrosarcoma oncogene homolog Gb isoform X2 produces MTTTNKGNKALKVKREPGENGTSLTDDELVTMSVRELNQHLRGLSKDEILQLKQRRRTLKNRGYAASCRVKRVTQKEELEKQKAQLQQEVDKLANENASMRIELDALRSKYEALQTFARTVARSPTVGVGVRAGGGGGGGVASSVIGPLIPGKVATATSVITIVKSKTDARS; encoded by the exons ATGACGACGACTAACAAAGGAAATAAAGCCTTAAAG GTGAAGCGTGAGCCGGGAGAGAATGGCACCAGTCTCACCGACGACGAGCTGGTGACCATGTCGGTGCGGGAGCTGAACCAGCACCTCCGAGGGCTCTCCAAAGATGAGATCCTGCAGCTGAAACAGCGGAGGCGCACCCTCAAGAACCGGGGCTATGCCGCCAGCTGCCGAGTGAAGCGGGTCACCCagaaggaggagctggagaagcAGAAGGcccagctgcagcaggaagTGGACAAACTGGCCAATGAGAACGCTTCGATGCGCATCGAGCTGGATGCTCTGAGGTCTAAGTACGAAGCATTGCAGACCTTTGCCAGGACTGTGGCACGAAGCCCCACCGTCGGGGTCGGGGTgagggctggaggaggagggggtggaggGGTGGCATCCTCGGTCATTGGTCCGCTCATACCGGGGAAGGTGGCGACGGCGACCAGCGTGATTACAATAGTGAAGTCAAAGACGGATGCACGGTCTTGA
- the mafgb gene encoding v-maf avian musculoaponeurotic fibrosarcoma oncogene homolog Gb isoform X1: MQKSVTSPHDRATVADLHVVCAEEQGSCGMTTTNKGNKALKVKREPGENGTSLTDDELVTMSVRELNQHLRGLSKDEILQLKQRRRTLKNRGYAASCRVKRVTQKEELEKQKAQLQQEVDKLANENASMRIELDALRSKYEALQTFARTVARSPTVGVGVRAGGGGGGGVASSVIGPLIPGKVATATSVITIVKSKTDARS, encoded by the exons ATGCAAAAATCTGTAACAAGTCCCCACGACCGTGCCACAGTGGCAGATTTACATGTG GTCTGTGCAGAAGAGCAAGGCTCTTGTGGCATGACGACGACTAACAAAGGAAATAAAGCCTTAAAG GTGAAGCGTGAGCCGGGAGAGAATGGCACCAGTCTCACCGACGACGAGCTGGTGACCATGTCGGTGCGGGAGCTGAACCAGCACCTCCGAGGGCTCTCCAAAGATGAGATCCTGCAGCTGAAACAGCGGAGGCGCACCCTCAAGAACCGGGGCTATGCCGCCAGCTGCCGAGTGAAGCGGGTCACCCagaaggaggagctggagaagcAGAAGGcccagctgcagcaggaagTGGACAAACTGGCCAATGAGAACGCTTCGATGCGCATCGAGCTGGATGCTCTGAGGTCTAAGTACGAAGCATTGCAGACCTTTGCCAGGACTGTGGCACGAAGCCCCACCGTCGGGGTCGGGGTgagggctggaggaggagggggtggaggGGTGGCATCCTCGGTCATTGGTCCGCTCATACCGGGGAAGGTGGCGACGGCGACCAGCGTGATTACAATAGTGAAGTCAAAGACGGATGCACGGTCTTGA